The DNA window ccaagattCATTTctttacaacaacaatatattaCACTAGGAGGAAAAGTATATGAGCTACCTGAGTGTTGTGAGTGATCTTGGAAACCAGGGCAGAACATATCCTGCCAATGTTGTTAAAAACCTTTTAgaagaatatatcaaaatcaggAGTCTTATGGAAAGAAATCCCTGGAAACAGTGACccaagtatttaaaaaaaattaagacactCACCGCTCCTGCACCTTGACTTTTACTTGCCATCTTTGCAGGAAATAAATCTACATGATGAGGTTTATGGTAAATTGTTTTAGGAAGATGCAACTGGAAAAGAGAGAATAcaacaataaaacaaaaacttgaaaaattaagGCAAGACATATACTAAGCAAGGATGTCAGTCTTCATGCTCTTAAAGAATGATACTATCACAAAGATGGTTTTTTGCTTTAAGGGTGTTTTATATGATACAAGAGCCAGGGATGCTGTTTCTAGAAATATGTTTCCCTGGGCAAATTTGAGACGTTTTTAAACTTGGATTACCACCATATCAAGAatatatatttccttttttagtggACTTTTGTGCAGGTATTGCTTCTAAGAAACAAGATAAAGGAAGACACAATGAGTCAATGACAAAGATGTCAGTTATTACAAAAGCCAGAATATACATgatcaaattataattattgcAACAAATTGAGCCATAGACAGTACAGAAATAAACCtgaaataattaaaatcttAAAAGTGCATACCTAGGCAAGAGGGAGTTGGGTTCACAGCCAAAGTCAAACCAAGATAGCAGTCATCTTTTTCTGTCCCAAAATCCCACAGGTTCAACTCAAGATTAGGCTCAGGTCCTGCACAACAGGATAGCTTCATGAACTAAAAGTGGACAGTGACAGATGCTAAAAGTATTTTACGAGTTCTCACCAACACTACTTAAATTCATCTGCAGTGGATCCCCTAGAGGACGAGGAATTGACATATCAACCTAATCATTAGCAAGTGGCAGGTTATTTTAATCTCCATGGAAGGATGCCAATTACAGTAAAAATCTGAAGCAAatggcaaataacataaaatGGCTTACATGAAAAAATGGGTGCTGTAAGCATTGGTCAGCAGTTGGTCTTCTCAATGGGTCCCACGAGCAGAGTTGCTATGTCATGAAGGGAGGGATAGATCAGTAAAGAACCACTTTGTATTTCATGCATAAAATATTCCAGCAATGTAAAGAAGCAACTAGTAGGAATACCTTGATCAAATCAATAGCTTCCAAGCTAGCATTTGGAATGACATCAGACAGATTGGCTGGTGTAATCTATcaggaacaaaaaaaaagaagaaaaaatgattcGAATACGTGATCATTCACATGTCTGTGATAAAGGTCAAAAGAAACTGGCTGGAAATTAGCAAGAAGTTCATCTGGACTTACATCAAAACAACTTATATTTAACAACCGTGAAGCACTTCTCAGTTCTGGGAAGCTAGTCCAATCTGGCGGTCCAAGGACACAGCATATCTTATACAACTGATCAATTTCACTGGTCAAAGAAAAAGGGAAGATTACTCTTTAAGGAAATAGTTCTCCAAATGATACGAATCAAGTTCCAATTACCCATAATATTTGAACAATATGCTCCCACAAGCTCTTGGAACTAACTACATCACCTAATTGTCGGTTACATTTGAGGTCAAAGCAGTCTAGGCTCCAAAATAAAGAAGCTAGGACATCATTTTTGTGTAAGACAATATGGGATATGAAATCACCTTTCACCGGGGAATATTGGGCAAAGAGTGAAAAGCTCAGCAAGTACCGCACCAACTGCCCACATATCTGTGTACAGACCTTATTCTCATGAGTCAAGAAAAAGATCAATTAACCAACAAAAACAAACATGAAATTTTATCCAAGAGTTCTTTCCACGCATTGAACAATTTCTAATGTAAGGCCGTCAAACTTAAGAATGTTTGAGAACTTCAAAAGAAGAGCAGTTCAAAGAGATGTATGTTTTTGGATAGATCATAGAATGACCATTAAAATTCCAAAACAAAGCAATCCAAAAAAATACAAGGAAAAGAGATTGAAAAACCCAAGCATGTGAAGTAGTGAATAGACATAAGATAACTTCAACAATTGAAAAGGGAGCCAAGTCACCGGTCAACAATGTTCTAGAAAACTAACCCAAGTTTTTTTGTACATTCATCTAAAATCATGCTAGACAAACATGGAAAAAAAACTGAGGAAATTCTTAGTTTCTACTAGGAGAACACCAGCAAATGTCTCATATTCCAGTTCTACTATTGAATCAAGCCAGCATTTTAAAGTCAAGGCTTTGATGGGCCTGTGTAAGGCATGGTGAACATGGTCCACAGGATTTCCTGGCACTCTCCTATTTTCTTTTACACAACCTTCATTGAACCCATTGAAGGTTATATTACCTTCAAAGAGCCATGACAGGTCACACAACGTGCTTACcatcaaaatcaacaaaaaacgtttaaagaaagactgtttataCACCGTAAAATATCAACAAACACGAAATATACTGCTGCGCAATGTACTTAGATTTACAAGTATATAAGGACAAGTAACAAACTAGCTGCAACAGCCGTcaagattcaagaacaaaatttctGGATGCTAGTTTGAGTTTCTAAACATACTGAAACCTATTGGTGCCAAATGAAAAAATGATCCAGTGTACCACACAAGAAGCTTCTGAAATTGCAAGAATGTACTGACAGTGCATACCGATAGCAGGTGTGTATGATGAAGATTGCAACAAAACTTCTGGTGCTCGGTACCTTTTAAAGACATTAGAACATCCTTACATCAGAGGCAAAACTTTTGCAAGCACTTGGAAACAAAGGATGCACCAAACTAGAGAAGACAACTCACCAACGAGTTGAAACATAGTCGGTGAAAGGAGGTAATGAAGACACTTCACGAGCCAAACCAAAGTCAGCAATTTTAATTACGTCATTCGTCACCAGTAAATTCTCTGAGCCAGAACAAGTGTAACTTTAGTTTCCCACTTCCATAAATAAAGATAGTAAATAGACCACATGACATTTCAATACCAGGTTTCAAGTCCCGATGAAAGTAACCATTTTTATGCATATGGGCAAGTCCTTGCAACACCTGAGACATCAATCCTCGAATCTCTTCCTCTAGGAAAGGTCTTTGCCGATCTTTCATTAGTTGGTACAAGTTACGTTCCTAGACAATCAATAAGGAGACAGTTTAGAGGTTCACGTTGACATAGAATTTCGATATTCCGAAACTAAAAGCACTAATGGCCAGAGTTATATAAATGTACATTATGTTATCAGAACGAAAGATTCTGCAGCACAGACAATGAGAAAGGTGCAACACAAAAATCTTAAACTGATACCATGTACTCAAGTATGAAGAAAAGCTCATTGTTTTCCCTGACAATCTCTTTCAGTTTGATGATGTTAGGATGATTCAATTTACGGAGGGACTGCGCAGAGAAAGATTGAAAAGCTTAGCTTGCACcaagaatatataaatatgtacaAGAAACTCTTTTCTAACACGGTAATTTTTCTGAATAGATATGTTTAAATACTCCCTTCAGACCATCAATATGAGACCAAATAAGAGGAAATCTACACACCTTTATTTCACGTAGATTAATGCATTCTTCCCAAAAATAGAACttcctcttcattttctttactGCAACCTACAATACATGAAACGAAACTATAAGTTACAATCTTTGAGAGGAATCAACATCCTGTGAGATGTACGAGCACAGAGAAACAATCAACATAAGCCTCTCCGTCAACTCCCTCCAAGGAGAACAAAGAAGAAAGTGAATAGgtcaaattttattattcttcatttttggaaatagcATAGGCATGATTAAAACTAATCTGATGACTTGACTATAAGTGGAATGGAACTTTAACATGGCTCTCACAAATTATTATGTATGGTACTAAGGCCCTTCTGGTTAGGCAGACTCTACCTGAGATTTGGCACATGTTAGTACTGTTGTGTGAAAGATGCACCAATAACTTGCCATTACAAAGGAAACCAAGGAGCAAATCCAAATGTTCTGGTACTTACAAGTAATAACAATAGGATTTTATTAATTTAGACGTGCAACTCTTCAAACATGCACAGATCAAAATCTCTTTTGGTGCTGCCAGACGCAAACTTCCTACTCAAGTCTTAGATTTTGCATATATGATTATGGTACGTCTCCTTATATCAactaataaatgagaaaatctGAAAAACATGTGTGgatatataaaacataataaatacataaacaaaGACGATCACTTACAATTTCAGATGTTTCTGTATTAATGGCCTTATATACATTACCACACGTTCCATCTCCAAGCTCCTTCAATATTCTATATCTGGAATTATAATGTCCCACAGAACAAAGTACAAAACTATTGGGTCATCAAAAGGAAAATCACCTCTTAATATCCAAATAGAGTGTGAACATGAATTACCTTTCCATTTTAAGATTACAATGACTGGCGGACCAACACTTTTTCAATGGACCTCTAACCTCCTGATAGAGGTTTCTACACTGTAGAAACAGTGATCTTCACGTGATTGTTGACATATATCACTTTTAATGTGCAGCATACGATACGGTAAATGGTAAAAAATCCACCTCTCAtcacaaaagaaattgaaaatcaaTTGAAAGACTATCAACATGCTTAAATGCAGCCTTCACGAGCTGCAATCAGTAGTTATCATCTAAAAGGCAGCCACTGGTTTCTGTCAAATACTTGCTATATCTTGGATAAAGTAAGCCAACAAAATATCAAACCATGGACATGCCTCTTTTCCATGAGCTTCAGTTATGTTTTCTCTGTCAAGAAGTTACAGAGAAGTCAGAGACAGCTGTAGAACATGAATAACGCATGCTACCTTCAGTGCTTTAAAGGATTCAAGAATCtggattaaaaatataaaccaaaaaaacataaaaagcaGAATATGTATCAAACAATCACAGAGAGAAAGGAGAGACAAGATGAGATAAAAAAGATGCTACAAAAATAGTGAATAGCATATGCAGGCTGCTATTCTGTGGAAGAGTTCTATTGTGTTACCTAGCCCACCAAGATCTATTCCAGTATTCTAAACACTACGGGGGCTCGACTTCTATAGGATCTTTGGGACATCAAGCGAGAAATAACTACTCTGATCAGCTCATCCATGCCTACTATTATGATGATATAGAACTGGAACATTCAAAGACAGGATTCACCTCTTGGATTTAGCATTATCCATGAACATATGTAGCAATTAGCTTCACCTTTTCTTGTCGTAACAATGATTTCTATATCACATCAACAGCTAACTAGTAAACTGATTCAGCTTCAATTATTTTGAGAGGTCTCtggttttattttcttcatatttgtgCCGACTGTCAACAAACAGAAGTGCTCAAAGGggaattacaaattaaaaacaATCCACCATAAGTACAAATCATATTACATGTCAAAACTCAAAACTACTCGTGAAAAACAtgtaataaacaaaatattaaaaaacacACAAAGAGCTGGATGTTTATAGTAGATAAAATCAAACAGCAATTttgaacacaaaaaaaaacagatgCAGATTTTACAGTAGCTCTTCTAGTGCCAATTCAAATCAACACCGAAAGCAGTCAAGTCACTTCATATTATAAACCAAAAAATACagcaaaaaatgaagaaaattgaatttaaagCTACAGAAGAATAATGCAATTgtatttattcataattttccGATCAACACAACAGAAGTAAATTCTCCGACCACCagaaaaaacatttaataagcacgatataatagaaaaaaacacggaaattgaagaagaaaaaatcaaactcACCGCTTAATGCTGTAGAAACAGTGAAACTTCAAACatctagagagagaaagatcgagataaaagaagatttctagagagaagataaTTGTACCGATCGATAATGTAACAGCAAAATCATCATAAGAAGAAGCGTTGTAGAAGaaaccaaaatatattttggaaacatataaaaagtaattaaaatattaaaatagttttttttaagataaacaagagaaattaaaaacaaaaattaaaaaatggaaaagatgCTTGGTGGTGGGGAAAAGGAGTGGTCCTCTTTCAAGTATGTTTACATAAAAGCCCTTCTGcctatttgttattttcaaacTTATCCATTGTCGGTTATTTTGTGACAACTTTGCCCTATAATTGTTCGTAAAATTACGAACCTCTGCCATTATGTGAACAGGTACTGATTGTAATTCTCAGGAAAAATAGGAACGTAATCGGTATTTCACATGTCACCCGACCACGCGATTTCGGATGAAAGAACTAGTCTTCTCGTGGAATTTGACTTGGGCTTGAAGCTTGGGCTCGCGGAAATGAGTATAATTTGAAGTTGAGAAAGAATATTCCTTCGGATAGTTTCAAATATAGGtaataaagtaattagtttataataaatatagtcacatttttgtttatataaaataattaaaattcataaaagtatatattgattatatattatcatatattCAGAAAAATGAATCGAGTTTATCCATACATAAGTTATACATTGATTATTCATTACGATAcacttaaaaaattgaatatagcTTAACTATACATGAAGTGTATCTGACTACCCAATCTTGACCAACTCAAAAACTCATTTAAATAGTCTCAACTTTTAGATATAAAACCTTTCGATATTTCAAATCTCCTGATatataattcattcaaaatgatTCACGTTTGCGgtatattgaattttaaagaaaaatgggaagcaaagaagaagagagaggaggagaaggaggggGGAGGACGATGAAGAAgtagaaggagaagaagaagaaaaagagaaagatgGCATTTAACCATTTTTTTTACCAATACTTTTTATGAGTTCACATTCTGCATAATTATTCATAAACTATCACATAAATTAACACAAAATGAATACAAGTCAAATGATGATTCTCAAAGCGGATATTTATGCATTTAGTTTAGAGGTGTGCAAAAATTAAATCGATCGATAAAtcgaataaaaaaaagtgatattGGTTTATTGCTATTAggttaacaaaattttaataattttatttaaaaaaaattatcgagTTATCggggtaatttttttatttttattgtccATTAAAACTGTAGTACTTTACTACTTTACCTACACATAAATTTAAGGGAAAATggatgaaataacaaactattaattcaaattaaatgttatagccagaatttattttatttgtaattcacagcaaacatcccattttttggtcatctgattcggtatacaattagtcattttatacatttcggtataaaatatatataatgcgtttgtgtttgtataaaacgagagaaaaatgtatatacaaatatatatatatatatatatattcgttctatacacttataattatacaaatacaaattttattatacaaattacaatgtataaattcaaaactgaacaatttgtataaaatcggATACAtttagcgaattatacaaatcaaaaactccatagcaaacataaaatttgttatggagcgcaattatgcaaactatagctataacatacaaatatgatttttatatttaccatatgtgaaagttgctctaaatttaaatatgaacCTCAATACCTTATTGGTTACAATATTTTCCCTTCAGCCTTCAATTCACACTACTTTGAGTTCACAACTTAATATTATACAAAACGTCAAAATCTAAAGTAAGAACCATATTCCTCTTAATTTATCTTTGTGTTACacttatatagttttttttcatGTTAACTGAgtattaatatttctattttatgagcatttctaaaagagtaaaatttaggaatagcaaacataaaaatcatatcagcgctttatagctataattttgtAATTCGCGAGCATCTAATTTGTATAAATCATGCGTTTGTGTCtatgaaaattgtgtttgtaCATGTATATGTTCTTTGTGTTATGCTAGAGCGACGAGAGAGATGAGGAGAGAGGCGATcgagagagggcaaagagtgggagaagtgaattgtatatgtatatgggttagataattgtatagatataactactatatatatgtattaatgaatgtgtttgtatatctgcataaaagttgaatttttatataattgaatcgagttaaaaATTTTGTATTTGCATATCAAATATCTCTCTTGTTCTATACAAATACAATGAGAGAGAAGGGCAAAAGAGATCTGGGTAGGGGAAAATTTGTAttagtataattataagtgtataggacggagatatatatatttgtatttgtatatatacaatcactctcgttttatacaaacacaatttatacatttgtgtgtACAAAAgtgagaggcgagggagagaattgagagtgacgagcgagattcaggggagagaggcgagaatGACAGAGTGTTTGTTAcgaattagaattaaataaaactgtagtttgaacatttattttgagttaataaTTTCCTATAATGCACAAATTTTGCCCTACATAAATTCGAACTGAACCAACGGCATGCCACAACTTAGCCCGATAGTTGGGGTATTAAAAGGGACTGCTTAGCGGAAAATATGGGCCTAACATAGCTTCTCGGCCCATATAAGTTAATTGTCTTAGGCCCACGCCCAAAGTATGAATGACCCAAAGTACGAAATCACAGCAACTCAACCAAACACACCCTTGTTTCTTCTCTCCGATACCCACAATGCAGGCGACCGTGCGCCGTCCGGTCATCTCCTTTCTCTTCTCTTCACTATCTCTCCGCCGTATATCCAGCTCCTCCTCCGCCGATCACCACCCCAAAACCCTAACATCTCCGCTGCCGTTCTCCGATGAACTCCCAGTCCCTATCCCTCGGACCCGAACTCAAACTCCATTAGAGAAACAGTTCGAATCATGGATCAACAATCTCAAACCCGGGTTCACACCAGCTGATGTAAACGAAGCCTTGAAAGCCCAAACCGACCCGGACTTTGCCCTCGATATCTTCCGGTGGACAGGCCAACAACGGGGCTACAAGCACAACCACGTCACTTACTTAAACATGATTAACATTGCTGTCTCAAGTAAGCGCTATCGCGTTGCGGAGACCCTAGTCGAGGAAGTTCTCGCCGGCGCTTGCCCGCCGAGCCTCCCTCTGTACAATTCCATGATTAAGTTTTGCTGCGGTCGTAAATTCTTATTTAATCGTGCATTTGAtatttacaagaaaatgacTAAATGTGAAGATGCTAAGCCATCATTAGAGACTTATAATTTGTTGCTGAATGCTCTTCTCAGTAAATTTAATAAGTTACATGTTTGTTACGTGTATTTACATTCTGTTCGATCATTAGCAAAGCAAATGAAGTCTTTTGGGGTGATTCCAGATACATTTGCATTGAATATGATAATCAAAGCTTACTCTAAGTGTCTGGAGGTTGATGAGGCTATTCGTGTTTATCGTGAAATGGGTTTGTATGGATGTGAGCCTGATGCGTTTACCTATGGCTATATAGCCAAAGGGTTGTGTGAGAAGGGAAGAGTGAATCAGGGGCTTGAGTTTTTTAAGGAAATGAGGAACAAAGGGTTTATTCCGAAAGGATCTACTTATATGATACTGGCTTGTAGTCTTGCTTTGGAGCGTCGCTTTGAGGATGCCACTGAGGTGGTGTTTGATATGTTGGATAATTCATTGTCACCTGATCAGCTTACTTATAAAACAGTGATGGAAGAATTGAGTAGGGAAGGAAGAGGAGATTATGCATTTGAACTTCTTGAAGAATTTAAGAAGAGGGATagtttaatgaatgaaaagactTACAAGTCTTTGTTGAATACTTTATATTTTCTCAATAAGGACTAGTAGAACTTTGATATGTTTATGTTTTCATTATTGATCAATCGTCTTTTGGAAGTATATCTTTTGCCCGCCTGATGAATGAGAAGTTGTTTATCAGCAATAAGATTCAGTAACGCCATCAGCAATTAGAACCGGAAAGGCTAGTCCTGCTGTTCAGAATCATCTTTTTCCAGCATAGGTGAAGAATTATTTACTAATCCTTGTTCATTAATTTGCTTGTCTTGATAATGATTCAACAAAGCTGAATCATGCCCACTATGTTATTGAgagctaagttgctcggactctccaaaaatgttgccgcACCTGTGTTGATCcttcaaaaatgcactacttttgaaggGTCCAACACACACCCGATGACATTTATGAAGAGTCCCAGCAACATATATTGAGAGGGCTGCAAGTCTTCTACATGCTTCATTATGAAGTTCGGTTTAACCAAGTAGCTTTTTCTACATTGCACCTGTGCAGATGGTTCATTTGCACTTCGCAGTGCTGGAAAGTCTTGAGTTGCTGATTCAGATTTCAGGTAACTACAAGGACAATAATTCGAGGAAATGGGGTGTGGTTATTCTTTGGCAGATGGATCTCAAACTAATGCTAAGTAGATTCCAACTGTTTGGAGCTGTGAATCAGACACTAAAGTGGAGAAACACTTCATTGAACAGTGATTGAAGAAGAAGTCTGGCCACTGGGATATCATTATGTATTCAGGCTGAAAATAGTGTTGGGCATGGAATGACTGTTTCAAGAGAAAAAGAGCCAGTAATCTCATGGTGCTGACTAAAATGAAAGGTTGGTCCAGCCAAACAGTTGATATGTTGGATACTTGTTGCTCAATGCTTCCATCATGCCAATTGATAGTTGAGACTTGAGAGTTGGCTAAATCATGAAGTGTTTTGCATCTGCACGTGAATTGGTTTCTTGCTGCCCATAATCAATGAGAATGTAGTAGAATTACCACAGGAGCGACATGGAAAGTTAGTATTCATATAGCTGACCTCAACTTGTGATTGAAACATAATACTTGTTGTAGTAGGCTTACTTGGACGCCTGTTCTGTCAAATTGAGTCTGTAAATACCTCTTGACAAAGTTCAGACTCCAAATTACTACATTACATTGTCGTTGTCATTGTCAAGGAGATGCTAATGaaacatatttttcaatttttcttttgcttaCTGTTGGTGTTGGGTAGTGACAATATTACAAACTCCAACCCTGTAAATATACAGAACTATTTTGGAAGCTCATCCAGCAATGGTAAAGTCAACTAAAGACAACGAAGAAGGAAATCGAACACTCTCTTTATGTTGCTTGGTCTTGGAAtatcaacttttatttttatcacaAAACATAATTTACATATGGCATTCAAATTTAAAcgttttaatcttaatgaaaacaaatgagagGCATAAAACACCAGAACATCCCTAAGAGGATATATGTTTTAGAAACGAAAATACTCAAGAAGTTTGGCTATATCTTAAATGAAAGTCCTCAAGTCCCCCATATTTTACGACCCGTTTTTCAGTGTTGGCCCAAATTCGGCCCATTTCATTTGCCATCTAACTTAAAActttaattaagtaaaaattaggcaaatgacatagtataagaaagaaattactttctttccctactctttcattaattaccaaaaatctcttttcttaatgtttttcggatacataatatagcagtgtgaatacttaatatagcagcgcggatactttaattaataacgggcgaatacttaaattattaagttgttagcagcacggatacttaattaacgagcggatgcataatataacagcgcagatactttaattaataacgggcggatacttaaattattaagttgttcgCAGtacggatacttaattaacgggcggatgcataatataacaacacagatactttaattaataaccggcggatacttaaactaataaagtatctgGTTaagctgaattgggagaaaataaggaattttgtattttagtaaaagagtagagaaatattgagaataggtaaagaagtgttgtgtatttaaataatttttcctttaatgaAAGATCAGCAGTTGGATTAATAAGAATTTAGTAGTGGTCCCCACTCTCCAATAATATTATCTAAATTTAAGAATTACTAATATATTGGTTATCTAAATTTAAGATATCTGGAAGAATCCTGA is part of the Solanum stenotomum isolate F172 chromosome 8, ASM1918654v1, whole genome shotgun sequence genome and encodes:
- the LOC125874670 gene encoding pentatricopeptide repeat-containing protein At3g25210, mitochondrial, yielding MQATVRRPVISFLFSSLSLRRISSSSSADHHPKTLTSPLPFSDELPVPIPRTRTQTPLEKQFESWINNLKPGFTPADVNEALKAQTDPDFALDIFRWTGQQRGYKHNHVTYLNMINIAVSSKRYRVAETLVEEVLAGACPPSLPLYNSMIKFCCGRKFLFNRAFDIYKKMTKCEDAKPSLETYNLLLNALLSKFNKLHVCYVYLHSVRSLAKQMKSFGVIPDTFALNMIIKAYSKCLEVDEAIRVYREMGLYGCEPDAFTYGYIAKGLCEKGRVNQGLEFFKEMRNKGFIPKGSTYMILACSLALERRFEDATEVVFDMLDNSLSPDQLTYKTVMEELSREGRGDYAFELLEEFKKRDSLMNEKTYKSLLNTLYFLNKD
- the LOC125872968 gene encoding serine/threonine-protein kinase MHK; amino-acid sequence: MERYRILKELGDGTCGNVYKAINTETSEIVAVKKMKRKFYFWEECINLREIKSLRKLNHPNIIKLKEIVRENNELFFILEYMERNLYQLMKDRQRPFLEEEIRGLMSQVLQGLAHMHKNGYFHRDLKPENLLVTNDVIKIADFGLAREVSSLPPFTDYVSTRWYRAPEVLLQSSSYTPAIDMWAVGAVLAELFTLCPIFPGESEIDQLYKICCVLGPPDWTSFPELRSASRLLNISCFDITPANLSDVIPNASLEAIDLIKQLCSWDPLRRPTADQCLQHPFFHVDMSIPRPLGDPLQMNLSSVGPEPNLELNLWDFGTEKDDCYLGLTLAVNPTPSCLDLFPAKMASKSQGAGADMFCPGFQDHSQHSVFWSLFPTDHHQISTPVDSSLSLSFSTIPHSTIGAPQSTGFGMTSLQTNFLERPFLAMSSSFQQGRCL